A part of Arachis hypogaea cultivar Tifrunner chromosome 12, arahy.Tifrunner.gnm2.J5K5, whole genome shotgun sequence genomic DNA contains:
- the LOC112729834 gene encoding protein MAIN-LIKE 1-like, with protein MILGFLTDGLPVTGMTISSVEALEAECLHQFGAAPRRSKCRGSGIKLTWLRDLKERLQLTDEENKQSIAQFIWGSACLTHLYRALCRASRFDCKKIDSSLTLLLIWAWIRLPFLAPVPREPCSFPLANRWRNWERGDRRFRYMKLAHFRKAFDDLQEGQFVWVAYSVDRVDPDIIPADIYMHSVVWSATVPLVSFEWIEWHATDRCRRQFGFVQGVPHQERNLDKAHEEVLTGPKNLNWATATSHSFWVMQWTNRYNHVLNEVDENDEGDQGMDDVDQENEEAEKQEPNSSPPPPPPPPPQEQPQWSSQYMPQTQFTPSYPIHQQYWTVPQFDSGDGGSFS; from the exons ATGATTCTTGGTTTCCTGACGGACGGTCTTCCAGTCACAGGGATGACTATCAGTAGTGTTGAAGCTTTAGAGGCGGAGTGTTTGCACCAATTTGGGGCTGCACCGAGAAGGTCAAAATGTAGAGGAAGCGGTATAAAACTAACGTGGCTACGTGATCTAAAAGAACGGTTACAGTTGACTGACGAAGAAAATAAACAGAG TATCGCACAGTTCATTTGGGGATCGGCTTGCCTCACACATCTGTACAGGGCATTATGCAGGGCATCTCGTTTTGACTGTAAGAAGATCGACAGTTCGCTAACACTGCTTCTCATTTGGGCTTGGATTCGGTTGCCATTTCTAGCGCCGGTTCCTAGGGAACCTTGTAGTTTTCCGCTTGCAAACAG gtggcgtaactgggagcgTGGCGACCGACGCTTTAGGTATATGAAACTTGCTCACTTTAGGAAGGCATTCGATGATCTTCAGGAAGGCCAG TTTGTGTGGGTTGCTTATTCTGTGGATCGAGTGGATCCGGACATAATTCCTGCAGACATCTACATGCACTCAGTTGTGTGGAGTGCTACGGTTCCGTTGGTATCTTTTGAATGGATTGAGTGGCATGCAACCGATCGGTGTAGGCGACAGTTTGGTTTTGTGCAAGGAGTTCCTCATCAAGAACGAAATCTAGACAAGGCACACGAAGAAGTCCTGACTGGCCCTAAGAATCTTAACTGGGCCACAGCCACGAGTCATTCATTTTGGGTGATGCAGTGGACAAACAGGTATAATCACGTTCTGAATGAGGTTGATG AGAATGACGAGGGTGACCAGGGTATGGATGATGTGGATCAAGAGAATGAAGAGGCTGAGAAGCAGGAGCCAAACTCATCGCCACCTCCACCTCCGCCTCCACCTCCACAGGAACAACCTCAGTGGTCTAGCCAATATATGCCACAAACACAATTTACCCCATCATACCCAATACATCAGCAGTATTGGACTGTGCCACAGTTTGACTCAGGAGACGGTGGTTCTTTTAGCTAG
- the LOC112729833 gene encoding uncharacterized protein, protein MQEMFSMYIESRDQMLFIELYIEFEQSEADRNIIREDYNSDSEEEFESNYEVVDPNGDEDQGDGTTAPNVTDVANALANEVPFEEPSFMRVLDLEAMHAPEFPDYMSAEVPLVADGEFAVGMEFSSREAVIRAMKEVSMISRKYCWVIRRYNDSHTYTRATISQDHSKLDSNTIAEAIKPLVEADLSLKVKSVIAEVQSKFNYTVSYRKAWLAKKKSVEKIFGGWEASYEALPIWFEAMCHKEPSTIVHFETMPAYQGDDLVNDIRVLHRIFWSYYPCIRAFRYCKPVVQVDGTHLYGKYKGCLLVAVSHDGNNNIIPIAFAIVEGETSDAWHFFLSNLRQHVVTRDGVGLISDRHESINVAVARSNGAWSPPELSICFASGYSRTVREYEVRYQRLRERGEAYTNWLNRISREQYALAFDGGYRWGHMTTNLVECINSVLKGARNLPITALVKATFYRLNELFTRKRSEAEARISAGHIFSELVTSKLHANQLASGNIQVNCFDRQNEVFEVREIPSGLKYAVDLRRHRCNCGEFQVDRIPCRHVFACCANQRLDWQVYVHDVYKMDQVRRVYRAMFRPLGTQLCGLHTTGRDSYRIRTSGA, encoded by the exons atgcaagagatgttttcaatgtatattgaaagtcGTGACCAGATGTTGTTCATCGAGCTGTACATTGAATTCGAACAATCTGAGGCCGACCGAAATATTATACGAGAAGATTACAATAGTGATAGTGAGGAAGAGTTCGAAAGCAATTATGAAGTTGTGGATCCAaatggagatgaagatcaaggtgaTGGCACCACGGCTCCAAATGTGACAGACGTGGCAAATGCACTGGCAAATGAAGTACCGTTCGAGGAGCCATCTTTCATGCGAGTGTTagatttggaagccatgcatgctCCAGAGTTTCCAGATTACATGAGCGCCG AAGTCCCTCTTGTTGCAGATGGTGAATTTGCTGTGGGGATGGAATTCAGTTCAAGGGAAGCTGTTATTAGGGCGATGAAAGA ggttagCATGATCAGCAGAAAATACTGTTGGGTTATTAGGAGGTATAATGATAGTCACACCTATACCAGAGCCACCATTTCTCAGgatcattcgaagctggattctaacacaattgcagaagcaataaagccgttGGTTGAGGCTGACCTCTCCTTAAAGGTAAAATCAGTTATTGCAGAAGTGCAATCGAAGTTCAATTACACTGTCAGTTATcggaaagcatggttggctaagaAAAAGTcagtagaaaaaatatttggaggttgggaagcatCGTACGAAGCTTTGCCGAtttggtttgaggccatgtgtcataaggagccatCAACTATCGTtcattttgagactatgcctgcataCCAAGGCGATGACTTAGTAAATGATATCCGGGTGTTGCATCGAATCttttggagttattacccctgCATTAGAGCATTTAGATATTGTAAGCCAGTTGTCCAAGTGGATGGGACTCACTTGTACGGAAAGTATAAGGGTTGTTTGTTAGTGGCAGTGTCACATGATGGTAACAACAATATCATCCCAATTGCATTTGCTattgtggagggagagacttctgatgcgTGGCACTTTTTCCTTAGTAACCTGCGACAACATGTTGTGACTCGGGATGGTGTGGGGCTGATATCTGACCGACACGAATCCATCAATGTAGCTGTGGCTCGCAGTAACGGAGCATGGTCACCTCCCGAGCTTTCCATatgttttgcatcag GGTATTCGAGGACGGTGCGCGAGTACGAAGTGCGTTATCAGCGGTTACGAGAACGGGGCGAGGCTTACACTAACTGGTTAAATCGAATCTCCCGGGAACAGTATGCATTAGCATTTGATGGTGGCTACCGAtggggtcacatgacgacgaatttAGTAGAATGCATCAACTCAGTCttgaagggtgcacgcaatctcCCCATCACTGCACTTGTCAAAGCAACATTCTACAGGCTTAATGAGTTGTTCACTAGAAAAAGATCTGAGGCGGAGGCTCGGATTAGTGCTGGTCATATTTTTTCTGAACTTGTGACCTCAAAATTGCATGCAAACCAACTTGCATCAGGGAACATCCAGGTTAATTGCTTCGACAGGCAGAATGAGGTCTTTGAAGTGCGTGAGATACCAAGTGGGTTGAAGTATGCCGTTGACCTTCGTCGGCACCGATGTAACTGTGGTGAGTTCCAGGTGGACCGGATTCCGTGTCGGCATGTGTTTGCATGTTGTGCAAATCAAAGACTAGATTGGCAAGTGTACGTTCATGATGTGTATAAGATGGACCAAGTTCGACGGGTTTACCGAGCTATGTTTAGGCCACTGGGGACCCAACTATGTGGCCTGCATACAACGGGCCGCGATTCGTACCGAATCCGTACCTCCGGCGCGTAA